The genomic window ATTCGCGATTACGCCGAACTGATCACCGAACTGCAGGCCATCGGCCTGACCCCGGAAATGGAAATCGCCACCCACTGCCAGAGCCACCACCGTAGCAGCTTCACCTGGCTGGTAGGCAAGGCGCTGGGCTTTAACATGCGCGGTTACGCGGGCTCCTGGAATGACTGGGGCAACCGTAATGATACCCCCATAGAGAAGTGAACAAGACACCGTGACTTTTGCACAGCAAGCCTTTGCGCTACTCCAGTACCCACTGCCGCATCATGCCCTTTCGAGGCTGATCGGCAAGCTGGCAGAGTGTGATTCGCCCAAACTGAAGAACGCCTTGATCAAGGCGTTCATCCAGCGTTTTAACGTCGATATGCGCGAAGCGTTGAGCGAAGATATCAATGCCTATACGAGTTTCAATGATTTTTTCACTCGCCCACTGAAAGATGCTGCCCGCCCCATCGGCGAGGGCATTGTCAGCCCGGCGGATGGCACCCTTTCCCAGTTTGGGCCGATTCGTGCTGGCCAGCTGGTGCAGGCCAAAGGGCATACTTTTTCGGCCCAGACCCTGCTCGGCGGTGACGCCAGCCTGGCGGAAGCATTTCTTGGCGGCAGCTTTGCCACTGTGTACCTGTCGCCGCGCGACTACCACCGCGTGCATATGCCAATGACCGGCACCTTAAGGGAAATGATCTACGTTCCCGGCAGGCTGTTTTCAGTCAATCAGGCAACCGCCAACCATGTGCCGGGGCTGTTTGCCCGCAATGAACGGCTGGTGTGCGTATTTGATACTGAACAGGGGCCAATGGCAGTAGTACTGGTGGGTGCCATGATAGTCGCGGCCATTGAAACCGTGTGGGCCGGACAGATCACACCGCTTGCGGGCACACCACAGCGTACCCGCTTTGACCAGCCCGTCACCCTGGAGAAAGGCGCTGAAATGGGCCGTTTCAAACTCGGTTCCACCGTGGTGATGTGTTTTGCAGAACCGCTGGCCTTCGATAATTGGGCAGCCAATAGCAAGATCCAGATGGGTCAGGCGCTTGCTGAGGCAGGAGGTTAACAGCTCGGCGTGGCGAAGCTGATCACATCCTCCAGGCGCGGCTTACCAAGCGCCTGCTGAATCAGTCGATCCATACCCAAGGCAACGCCTGCACCTTCTGGCAGGCCATGTGCCAGCGCCTGAAGCAGCCGCTCATCGATATCGACTTCCTCAAGCCCCAGCGTCTGACGCTGGGCATTATTCGCCTCAAAACGCTGGCGCTGCTCGTCGGCATCGGTCAACTCATCATAGCCGTTGGCAAGCTCAACGCCGTTCAGATAAAGCTCAAAACGTGAGGCTACCCAATCTCCACGGGCATCCTGATGGCGCTTGGCAAGGGCCGCCTGACTGGCCGGGTAATCCACGACGACAGCTAATTCCTGATCGCCCAGATGCGGTTCAATCCGGGCGCTCATCAGCATATCCAGGCACACCTCACGCGGCTCCGCTGCCATACTGGCGGGCGGCATACGGGCATGTTGTTCAGCCAGTTCACGCAAGGACGCCAGGCGCACGGTAAAAGGGTCAATCGCCAGATAGGTATGAAACAGCTCGCGGTAGCGGTAATACCTGACAGGCAGCACCTGCCCCATCAAACGCCTGACCAACGTCGCCGTTTCCTCTATCAGTTGATCCAGGGTAAAGCCAGGGCGATACCATTCCAGCATGCAGAATTCGATGTTATGGCGACTACCCACCTCGCCATCGCGAAAGCTTCTGGCCAGCTGGAAAATCGGCCCGCTACCCGCCGCCAGCAAGCGCTTCATATGGAATTCAGGCGAGGTCTGCAGCCACAGGCGGCGGCGCCCTTTATCAGTGCACGCCAACGTAGCAAGTGATGTCAGGTACACATCGGTGCTGCCTCCCTGGCCAAGCACCGGTGTCTCCACTTCCAGCACGTCACGCTCGGCAAAAAACGCCCGCACTTCGACCAACAGGGCAGCGCGGGCGCGCAGGGTATCCAGGTCGGCCGTTGGCCGCCATGCGGGTCTGTCAGGCACGTGAAACGTAATCACCTGAGCGAGTGTCGATTTTCAGCACCTCGCCCTGATTGATAAACAGCGGCACACGTACCACAGCACCGGATGAAAGCGTCGCTGGTTTGGAGCCGCCCTGGGCGGTGTCACCTTTCAGGCCAGGGTCGGTTTCAACCACTTCGAGCTCGATAAAGTTGGGCGCCGACACCGCAATGGCATTATCATTCCACAGCGTCACCGTGTAGGGAACCTGCTCCTTGAGCCATTTTTCGGTATCGCCAAGGGCTTTTTTCTCGACGGCATATTGCTCAAAGGAACCATCGGTTTTCATGAAGTGCCACATTTCGCCATCGTTGTAGAGATATTCCATCTCCAGTTCCATGACATCGGCGCCTTCAAGGGATTCACCTGATTTGAAGGTGCGTTCCCAGACCCGGCCCGTCATCAGGTTCCGCAGCTTGACGCGGTTGAACGCCTGGCCCTTGCCGGGTTTAACAAACTCGTTTTCGACGATGGCACATGGGTCGCCATCAAGCATTACTTTCAAACCGCCTTTAAATTCATTGGTAGAATAATTAGCCATACTGTCTCTCAATTTCAGTTTTTAAGCGTGTCTTGTGTCGCGCAATATCCAAGGCCTGTCACCTCAGGTAAAACGCAACGCCTGAACAGGTGTGGCGCATGATAACCCGAAGGAGGGATTTTTTGCAGGACAACCTTATTTTTGGCGCGGATGCATCGTCGTATCGCGCCAGCGAGCCACTGCCTTCCTGGCAACGCCAACTTTCCCAGGCCATTCGTGATCCTGCCGAGTTGTGCAGGCGTCTCCAGCTGCCTGACACCTGGCAAGTCGGTGCCAGTGCTGGCCATGCGCTGTTTGAAACCTGCGTACCGGAGGCCTTTCTACGCCGCATCAAACCTAATCAGCCGGATGACCCCTTGCTGCGCCAGGTGCTGCCGCTGGGAGATGAAACCCTGCAAACGCCCGGCTACGTCAATGACCCGCTGGACGAAGTGCAACAGCGCCCAGCCAGAGGGGTCATCCACAAATACGCAGGCCGG from Halomonas sp. CH40 includes these protein-coding regions:
- the efp gene encoding elongation factor P, coding for MANYSTNEFKGGLKVMLDGDPCAIVENEFVKPGKGQAFNRVKLRNLMTGRVWERTFKSGESLEGADVMELEMEYLYNDGEMWHFMKTDGSFEQYAVEKKALGDTEKWLKEQVPYTVTLWNDNAIAVSAPNFIELEVVETDPGLKGDTAQGGSKPATLSSGAVVRVPLFINQGEVLKIDTRSGDYVSRA
- the asd gene encoding archaetidylserine decarboxylase (Phosphatidylserine decarboxylase is synthesized as a single chain precursor. Generation of the pyruvoyl active site from a Ser is coupled to cleavage of a Gly-Ser bond between the larger (beta) and smaller (alpha chains). It is an integral membrane protein.); protein product: MTFAQQAFALLQYPLPHHALSRLIGKLAECDSPKLKNALIKAFIQRFNVDMREALSEDINAYTSFNDFFTRPLKDAARPIGEGIVSPADGTLSQFGPIRAGQLVQAKGHTFSAQTLLGGDASLAEAFLGGSFATVYLSPRDYHRVHMPMTGTLREMIYVPGRLFSVNQATANHVPGLFARNERLVCVFDTEQGPMAVVLVGAMIVAAIETVWAGQITPLAGTPQRTRFDQPVTLEKGAEMGRFKLGSTVVMCFAEPLAFDNWAANSKIQMGQALAEAGG
- the epmA gene encoding EF-P lysine aminoacylase EpmA, whose protein sequence is MPDRPAWRPTADLDTLRARAALLVEVRAFFAERDVLEVETPVLGQGGSTDVYLTSLATLACTDKGRRRLWLQTSPEFHMKRLLAAGSGPIFQLARSFRDGEVGSRHNIEFCMLEWYRPGFTLDQLIEETATLVRRLMGQVLPVRYYRYRELFHTYLAIDPFTVRLASLRELAEQHARMPPASMAAEPREVCLDMLMSARIEPHLGDQELAVVVDYPASQAALAKRHQDARGDWVASRFELYLNGVELANGYDELTDADEQRQRFEANNAQRQTLGLEEVDIDERLLQALAHGLPEGAGVALGMDRLIQQALGKPRLEDVISFATPSC